A region from the Brachyspira hampsonii genome encodes:
- a CDS encoding patatin-like phospholipase family protein yields the protein MKKLGLVLGGGGGLGSYQIGVWKALREYEVDKMIKAISGTSVGVLNACLIAQNNYDIAEYIWTNEIEDKILSKKKMDTDNNYISSNGIFSRKGLIEIIEKYLNIDIIINYEYPIYATAVNLKNIDAEYFKLNHKSAKEIKEIMMATSAIPVIFGRQTIEGVDYIDGGVEILKGNNLPLKPLYEEKCDEIIAINLYKESTREKFNDCKVYEIVPSHDIGNFFNGAMDFSLEGAKIRIEEGYNDAKNMLKEIFKMGKIQLDNLQNNNMLYMYENENKAERKKIRNRLNKAIDSLKLNDDD from the coding sequence GTTTAGTTTTAGGCGGCGGCGGCGGACTTGGAAGCTATCAAATAGGAGTATGGAAAGCTTTAAGAGAATATGAAGTCGATAAAATGATAAAAGCGATATCCGGTACTTCTGTAGGAGTTCTTAATGCATGTTTAATAGCACAAAATAATTATGATATAGCAGAATATATTTGGACTAATGAGATAGAAGATAAAATACTTTCAAAAAAGAAAATGGATACAGACAATAATTATATATCTTCAAATGGTATATTCAGCAGAAAAGGCTTAATAGAGATAATAGAAAAATATTTAAATATTGATATCATCATCAATTATGAATATCCAATATATGCTACAGCGGTAAATTTAAAAAATATTGATGCTGAATATTTCAAATTAAATCATAAATCAGCAAAAGAAATAAAAGAAATAATGATGGCCACAAGTGCAATACCTGTTATATTCGGAAGGCAGACAATAGAAGGAGTTGATTATATAGACGGCGGAGTTGAGATATTAAAAGGAAATAATCTTCCATTAAAACCGCTATATGAAGAAAAATGCGATGAAATAATAGCTATTAATTTGTACAAAGAAAGCACCAGAGAAAAATTCAATGACTGCAAAGTTTATGAAATAGTACCAAGTCATGATATAGGAAACTTCTTTAACGGAGCTATGGATTTCTCGCTGGAAGGAGCTAAAATTCGTATTGAAGAAGGTTATAATGATGCCAAAAATATGCTCAAAGAAATATTTAAAATGGGAAAAATACAATTAGACAATTTGCAAAATAATAATATGCTTTATATGTATGAAAATGAAAATAAAGCAGAAAGAAAAAAAATTAGAAATAGATTAAACAAAGCAATAGATAGTTTGAAATTAAATGATGACGATTAA